One Nicotiana tomentosiformis chromosome 4, ASM39032v3, whole genome shotgun sequence genomic window carries:
- the LOC104117866 gene encoding WAT1-related protein At3g30340-like, protein MSFFDKWKPVAAMIFVEFALAVVNALFKKVLSGGVSLLVIATYRFSIATIFLTPIACLLERNFISNLTGRVVCSLFFSALLGGTLTQYFFLIGLKYTSTTFSCAFINMVPINTFVMALLLRQEKITIKCKSGRAKALGTLCCLGGALILTLYKGMPLISKPASEVLEVNHSTKNWIVGSSFLFGGSLVWSSWFLIQARIGKEYPYQYSSTAIMSLHGAIQSAILSLVIDRNTSTWFLKGSLEISSVIYAGIVGSGLCCVVMSWCVKQKGAVFTSAFSPFIQIFAAVIDISILHEQIHLGSILGSILVIIGLYILLWGKRKEAEILKDSPATEKNGQATLPVTSSSART, encoded by the exons ATGAGTTTCTTTGACAAATGGAAGCCAGTAGCTGCAATGATATTTGTTGAATTTGCTCTGGCTGTTGTAAACGCACTCTTCAAAAAAGTACTCAGTGGAGGAGTGAGTTTATTGGTGATAGCTACATACAGGTTCTCAATCGCCACGATTTTCTTAACCCCAATAGCATGTTTACTAGAAAG gaatttcatatcaaatttaacAGGTCGCGTTGTTTGTTCTCTGTTCTTCAGTGCACTTCTCGG GGGTACACTCACTCAATATTTCTTCCTAATTGGGCTTAAGTACACCTCAACAACATTTAGCTGTGCTTTCATCAATATGGTTCCCATCAACACATTCGTTATGGCATTGCTACTCCG GCAAGAGAAAATAACAATTAAATGCAAAAGCGGGAGAGCTAAGGCGTTAGGAACCTTATGTTGTCTCGGCGGAGCCTTAATACTTACTCTATACAAAGGAATGCCACTGATAAGCAAGCCGGCATCAGAAGTACTTGAAGTGAACCACAGCACAAAGAATTGGATTGTTGGTTCGTCGTTTCTATTTGGAGGAAGCCTCGTTTGGTCGTCGTGGTTCCTAATACAAGCTAGGATAgggaaggaatatccttatcagtaTTCTAGCACAGCAATAATGTCATTACATGGAGCCATTCAATCTGCTATATTGAGCCTTGTCATTGATAGAAACACATCAACTTGGTTTCTGAAAGGAAGTTTAGAGATCTCAAGTGTCATATACGCC gGAATAGTGGGATCAGGGTTATGCTGTGTGGTAATGTCATGGTGTGTAAAGCAAAAGGGTGCCGTTTTCACTTCTGCATTTAGTCCCTTTATTCAGATATTTGCTGCTGTTATTGACATCTCCATACTTCATGAACAAATTCATCTTGGAAG CATATTGGGGTCAATTTTGGTTATTATTGGATTGTATATTCTTCTATGGGGTAAAAGAAAAGAAGCAGAAATTTTGAAGGATTCTCCAGCAACAGAAAAGAATGGACAAGCTACACTACCAGTCACGTCCAGTTCGGCTCGTACTTGA